One Paenibacillus crassostreae DNA segment encodes these proteins:
- the carA gene encoding glutamine-hydrolyzing carbamoyl-phosphate synthase small subunit: MQARLLLENGTLFTGLAFGADGESTGEVVFNTGITGYQEVLSDPSYCGQIVTMTQPLIGNYGITRDDFESYAPFIHGFVVRRHEPIPSNWRAEYSLDALLKEHGIVGISDIDTRMLTRMIRSHGTMRGILTTSAASVEELQERLIGSEILRNQVAITSTKNIYTSPGTKERIVLVDFGAKNGILRELNTRHCDVIVVPHDTTAEQIRHLRPDGVLLSNGPGDPKDVPEAIRTVSQLIGEYPIFGICLGHQLFALASGADTEKLKFGHRGGNHPVKDLATNRCFITSQNHGYAVNEESIKGTDLEITHINNNDKTVEGLKHRIHPAFSVQYHPEASPGPEESSYLFDQFLKMIADHKLNHPAKPRQAELAASVKGALQHA, translated from the coding sequence ATGCAGGCAAGATTATTATTAGAGAATGGTACACTATTTACCGGGTTGGCATTTGGTGCAGATGGTGAATCTACAGGTGAGGTTGTTTTTAATACAGGTATTACAGGGTATCAAGAAGTACTATCTGATCCGTCATACTGTGGACAGATTGTAACGATGACACAACCCTTGATTGGTAATTATGGAATTACACGCGATGATTTCGAATCTTATGCACCTTTTATTCATGGATTCGTTGTACGTCGCCATGAACCAATTCCAAGTAACTGGCGTGCAGAGTATAGCTTAGATGCACTTTTGAAAGAACATGGAATTGTTGGAATCAGTGATATTGATACTCGTATGTTAACTCGAATGATTCGTAGCCACGGTACAATGAGAGGGATTCTAACCACTTCGGCAGCTTCCGTTGAGGAATTGCAAGAAAGATTAATTGGTAGTGAAATTTTAAGAAATCAGGTAGCTATTACCTCAACTAAGAATATTTACACTAGTCCTGGGACGAAAGAGCGGATCGTATTAGTGGATTTCGGAGCGAAAAATGGGATACTGCGTGAACTTAATACTCGTCATTGTGATGTGATCGTGGTACCACATGACACTACAGCTGAACAAATCCGTCATTTGCGTCCTGATGGAGTGCTGTTATCTAATGGACCTGGGGATCCGAAGGATGTTCCAGAAGCGATACGTACTGTGTCCCAGTTGATTGGAGAATATCCGATCTTTGGAATCTGTCTTGGACATCAACTATTTGCTTTAGCATCAGGTGCGGATACGGAGAAATTGAAATTCGGACACCGCGGGGGGAATCATCCTGTGAAGGATTTAGCGACAAATCGTTGCTTCATAACATCACAGAATCATGGTTATGCCGTAAATGAAGAATCAATAAAAGGAACAGATTTAGAAATCACACATATCAACAATAATGATAAGACAGTTGAAGGATTGAAACATCGTATTCATCCGGCATTTTCTGTACAGTATCATCCGGAAGCGTCACCTGGGCCAGAAGAAAGTAGCTATTTGTTCGACCAATTTCTCAAAATGATCGCGGATCATAAATTAAATCACCCTGCTAAACCGCGTCAAGCTGAATTAGCTGCAAGCGTGAAAGGAGCTCTACAACATGCCTAA
- a CDS encoding aspartate carbamoyltransferase catalytic subunit: protein MMSTINLKDRSLLGLKDISRNEIGSILDRAAYWEAQEEKVTPILSSYFVANMFFENSTRTRFSFEMAEKRLGAQVLNFSAAASSVEKGESIYDTVRTLESMGIDAGVIRMKPDGVLQKLAETVKVPLINAGDGSNEHPTQALLDIYTMRKKFGELKGLKVSIIGDIRHSRVARSNLWALQKFGAHVNFCAPESMAAPELAQYAPYVTMDEAMHSDVVMMLRVQLERHATGLLKSAENYREQYGLTEARAAKLSKDTIIMHPAPVNRNVEIDDAVVESAQSMIFPQMSNGVPIRMAVMERAIRG from the coding sequence ATGATGAGCACTATTAATCTCAAGGACCGCAGCTTACTTGGACTTAAAGATATCAGCAGAAATGAAATTGGCTCGATTCTGGATAGAGCGGCATACTGGGAAGCACAGGAAGAGAAGGTTACTCCGATTCTAAGCTCGTATTTTGTAGCTAATATGTTTTTTGAGAATAGTACAAGAACAAGGTTTTCCTTTGAAATGGCGGAGAAACGTCTTGGAGCACAAGTACTGAACTTTTCTGCCGCAGCCTCTAGTGTGGAAAAAGGAGAATCCATCTATGATACGGTGCGAACACTTGAATCGATGGGGATTGATGCAGGTGTCATACGCATGAAGCCAGATGGAGTTCTACAGAAGTTAGCGGAAACAGTAAAGGTTCCATTAATCAATGCTGGAGATGGAAGTAACGAACACCCAACCCAAGCTTTACTTGATATATATACAATGCGTAAGAAGTTCGGTGAACTAAAAGGATTGAAAGTATCTATTATCGGCGATATTCGCCATAGTCGTGTCGCAAGATCAAATCTGTGGGCGTTACAGAAGTTTGGGGCTCATGTTAACTTCTGTGCACCAGAAAGTATGGCAGCACCTGAGCTTGCACAATATGCTCCATATGTCACGATGGATGAAGCTATGCACTCCGATGTTGTAATGATGCTAAGAGTACAATTAGAGCGCCATGCCACTGGATTGCTGAAGTCAGCAGAAAACTATAGAGAACAGTATGGCCTTACTGAAGCAAGAGCAGCCAAGCTCTCTAAGGATACGATTATTATGCATCCAGCTCCGGTGAATCGGAATGTAGAGATAGATGATGCGGTTGTGGAAAGTGCTCAATCGATGATATTCCCGCAAATGAGTAACGGCGTACCGATTAGGATGGCGGTTATGGAGCGGGCTATAAGGGGTTAG
- a CDS encoding dihydroorotase — translation MLTIIANASVLDHQGNLEKKHILLQDGVIKSLVDAQVKLSDIQDGASDIIDAEGKLITPGFIDMHVHLREPGFEHKETIESGSRSAAKGGFTTIACMPNTRPVTDHPDVIKLILEKANQAGIVKVLPYAAITKNELGRELTDFAALKEAGAIGFTDDGVGVQNAQMMKDAMKIAAGLQMPVIAHCEDDSLVVGACVAEGEFAKKHGLKGIPNESEAIHVGRDILLAEATGVHYHVCHVSTEQSVRLIRQAKSIGIHVTAEVCPHHLVLSEEDIPGLDANWKMNPPLRSKRDVEACIEGLLDGTLDIIVTDHAPHSAEEKAKGMELAPFGIVGFETAFPLLYTKFVETGLWDLSFLVQRMTADPAKVFGLNSGLLEAGRPADLTMIDLDAEKSVDPEQFLSKGHNTPFAGWNLKGWPVKTWVDGKLVWSE, via the coding sequence ATGTTAACCATTATTGCAAATGCGAGTGTTCTTGATCATCAAGGGAATTTAGAAAAAAAACATATTCTACTACAGGATGGCGTCATTAAATCTCTAGTCGATGCTCAGGTGAAATTGTCGGATATTCAGGATGGTGCATCAGACATCATTGATGCAGAAGGAAAACTAATTACTCCAGGTTTTATCGATATGCATGTGCATTTACGTGAACCAGGCTTCGAACATAAAGAAACAATTGAAAGTGGAAGTCGTTCAGCTGCCAAGGGTGGATTTACAACGATTGCTTGTATGCCTAATACAAGACCAGTAACGGATCATCCTGATGTCATTAAGCTTATTCTTGAAAAGGCCAATCAGGCAGGAATTGTTAAAGTCCTACCTTATGCAGCTATAACTAAGAACGAACTTGGACGTGAACTAACGGATTTCGCAGCATTAAAAGAAGCGGGTGCCATTGGTTTTACAGATGATGGTGTAGGTGTACAAAATGCGCAAATGATGAAGGATGCTATGAAAATTGCGGCAGGTCTACAAATGCCTGTTATTGCCCATTGTGAAGACGATTCACTCGTTGTTGGAGCTTGTGTTGCAGAAGGTGAGTTTGCGAAGAAACATGGTCTAAAAGGGATCCCGAATGAATCGGAAGCCATTCATGTGGGTCGCGACATTCTGCTAGCAGAAGCAACAGGTGTTCATTATCATGTCTGCCATGTGAGTACAGAACAATCAGTTCGATTAATCCGGCAAGCGAAATCAATAGGAATTCATGTGACTGCCGAAGTATGTCCACATCATTTGGTTCTCTCAGAAGAAGATATCCCTGGATTGGACGCCAATTGGAAAATGAATCCTCCTCTTCGTTCGAAACGAGATGTTGAGGCTTGTATTGAAGGGTTGCTTGATGGAACACTTGATATCATCGTGACAGATCATGCACCTCATAGCGCTGAAGAGAAAGCTAAAGGGATGGAACTTGCACCGTTTGGTATTGTCGGATTTGAGACTGCCTTCCCTCTTCTATATACGAAATTTGTAGAAACTGGGTTATGGGATTTATCTTTCTTAGTACAAAGAATGACTGCTGATCCTGCAAAAGTCTTTGGTCTGAATTCAGGATTACTTGAAGCGGGTAGACCAGCTGACCTAACGATGATTGATCTAGATGCTGAGAAGAGTGTTGATCCAGAACAATTTCTATCTAAGGGTCATAATACTCCTTTTGCAGGCTGGAATCTAAAGGGATGGCCAGTGAAGACTTGGGTTGATGGAAAGCTTGTCTGGTCAGAGTAA